The sequence CAGCTCAGGTTGTATTCCCAAGAGCCTTCGAATAGAACTGCTGCACTTTATGGGGCGACTGTTCTGCAAATGGCTCAGGCACCATTAGGGCTATGGCATTTAGATGGCTCTATGCAAAAACTAAGTGATGTTTTAACAAGTTGTTTGATGCGTGATCATGCTCGCTTGCTTTTGAGACATCGTGTTGTTGGGTTGTCTTTTGGTCGTTTGTCTGAGCGATGGACAGTCAATGTGACTGGACCCAAAGGCAAATCTTTGCAATTTCAATCGAAAGATGTTGTATGCAGTCTTCCTCCACAGTGTCTTCTAGAGTTATTGCCTTCAGATATAAATTTCGTCAATAAATATAGAAAGAATCTGGAAAAATTACCCAAGCCAAGTGGAGCAATTGTCTTTTACGGCGTGATCAATCGACATGCATTACCAGAAAATTGCCCTAGTCATCTTCAGCTAGCTGCAGATGACCCAGGTTCTCTTTTTATTTCGATTAGCCGTGAAGGTGATGGTCGTGCTCCTCTTGGGCAGGCAACTTTAATAGTTAGTGTTTTTAGTGAAACAGAACATTGGTTCCATTTAGAGGAACTTGATTATCAAGAGAAAAAAATAATTTTAGTTGATAAAATAGTTCAGAAACTTCAGACTTGGTTGGGAATTGATTGTTCCGATTGGCGACATAAAGAACTAGCAACCCCTACGAGCTTTGCAAAATGGACTGGTCGGCCTAACGGGATTGTGGGTGGATTAGGTCAACACCCATCATTTTTTGGCCCTTTTGGGCTTGCTAGTAGAACTCCACTTAGAGGGTTATGGCTTTGTGGAGATTCCATTTACCCTGGTGAGGGAACTGCAGGAGTCAGTCAGTCAGCCTTAATGGCATGTCGTCAATTAATGGCAGAACGCGGACAGAAATTTAATTTCCCAAGTTAATTAAAGTTTGTCATTAAGAAACTCTGGTCTTAGTGTTTGGGTTTTTTCGAGTTCTGCTTGAATCTGCGACCAGTGTTGAGAAATCATGGCCTCCTCAAATTGCTCAAGGCTCCAGCGATAAGAGCTCAATGCTCTCAAAATCGCAGAACTGTTGTTTTCCATCATTCCGGTTCCAAGAGTTGGATTACCTCCTCCAACTCTTGTGGTGTCAGCGAAACCAGTGGATGCAAGTTTTTTGGCTAGTTCTAATAAAGATGGATTGCGCTCATTACAAAGTGTTTTTAGTAAAGCAGCACTTATAAGTACAGGTAAATGTGAAATAAGTGCTACAGCTTGATCGTGCATTTCAGCTTCAGCTGTGATCCATTCACTACTTAAAGCAAGTGCTAGGTCCTGAACTTTTTTCAGGGCTTCCGTGTCTGTATTGGTATCAGGTGTTGCCACCCATGGACGATGTTTAAATAACTCTATTTGGCCGGCTCCTACCCCTGAATTAGCATTTCCTGCCATTGGATGACTTGCTACAAAACGTTGATGAAGCTTGGTCCAAGTTTTCAAAACAGGAGCTTTTACTGAACCTACATCTGTAATGACTGCTGATGGTGGCAATGCCTTAAGGAGTGATTGAGATGGCTTCAGAAGTTGGTCGAGAGGTAAAGCAAGGATTATTAGGTCACAATCTGAAAGGATTTTTGGATCTGTGCTAATTACTTGAGCTAACCCTCTTTCTTTTGCTTTTGTAGCAGTAGTAGCGCGATGAACAAGACCATGCACCTTAAAGCCAAGAGCTTGTAGATCTAGAGCTAATGATCCTCCGATTAGTCCGAGTCCAACTATCCCAATGCAGTTCGATGAATTTTTTGTGTGCGTCATTTCAAGTTTTTACCTGCTCTCCATGTTGATCGGTAGATCAACATGGAGAAATCAACTGTGTTGTATTAACTAAACTTGCAAGATGCTGGAAGCTAGTGCCCATGCCCAGCTCAAAGATATTCTGCAGGCTATTTCATGCCCATGGCCGCACAACTTGACGCTTGGTCGCTTGGTTGCGCGAACTTTTAGGAGAAGAGATAACACTTTGATTCAACTTGATATAGGTAGTCAAGATTTTTGGTGGCTCGGGCTTCTTATTCCACTTTCTTTTGATCCCTCAAGTGCGGTTTTAATTCTTTCAGAAAAGCAACGTCAACGGCTTTTAAAAATTGAACTACCTCGACTTAGAGAGAAAGGGGTACAGCTGGAATGTTGGGAAGGCTCTCAAGCTCCACCTGATGGACAACTCTGGCTAATGGATTATTTGGGGTTGGTTCAAGCTTTTCGGCAAGAGTCACTGCAATCTAAGCATTTGATTATTCCGGAGGCTGAGTTTCTCAACGAAAGACTTCGTGATGTGATGGCGTTGAAAATTACGTCAGAAGATTGGGAACGGCTCAGAAGGGCTCACCCCTCTGTTGATGTTGCATTGATGCAGTTACATGAGCGCTTAAGTCGAAAACTTTTTGCGCAATCCACCCGAGTTGGTGCTCATGTTCGTATGGATTGCAGTGAAATATTTGCACTAAGAGATCTCATCGATTCTTTATTGCCTTCTCCCCCCCCTTGGTTTGAGTTGCTTCAGCCTGAGAGTGATCATTGGGCCAGTTGGGCTGAACTTGATCACAAAACATTGAATTGGATTTGGCATTTGAAGCTTTTAGACCCTCTAAAACACTTATATGGCCTTTTTAAGCATCAACCTTATCTTTTGCTGACTGGCACGGACCGCAATGATTTGTTGATTACTCAATTGGAATCATTAGCTAGCCCTCTCAAGGTCAAGGTCACATTGGGAGGACACCTTTTGCAAGAGCCGATTTCGCTATTTGCACCTCGAAGTCAACCACTGCCAAATACAGAGTTTTATGCACAGCATTTACTAGATCAATCTCGAAGATTGATCCTTGGACTTGCTGGAGTTACTATTCTTTTGCTAGATGACGATCAATTACGGCGACAAATAACTAGTGAGTTGGCGTCAGAGTTTGGTAAAAGAGTGATACATGAAACAATTACTCCTGATTCCAATGGAGTTATATGTTGCCGATGGTCTTGGTGGCTTCTTCATCAAGATCAACTTCCACCCCCTCAGCAACTCATTATAGCAATACTGCCGTTGTCCAGTGTTGAAGAACCATTAATAGCAGCAAGGGTTGAGGCCTTGAAACGACAAGGTCGTGATTGGTTCCGTGAGTTACTTTTACCAGAAGCGTTGAGTGTGCTACCGCAAGCAGTAGCTCCTCTGAGAGCTAGTCACGGCCGCCTTGCGATTCTTGATGGTAGGTTACGTTCTCGTAGTTG comes from Prochlorococcus sp. MIT 1307 and encodes:
- a CDS encoding helicase C-terminal domain-containing protein, producing MLEASAHAQLKDILQAISCPWPHNLTLGRLVARTFRRRDNTLIQLDIGSQDFWWLGLLIPLSFDPSSAVLILSEKQRQRLLKIELPRLREKGVQLECWEGSQAPPDGQLWLMDYLGLVQAFRQESLQSKHLIIPEAEFLNERLRDVMALKITSEDWERLRRAHPSVDVALMQLHERLSRKLFAQSTRVGAHVRMDCSEIFALRDLIDSLLPSPPPWFELLQPESDHWASWAELDHKTLNWIWHLKLLDPLKHLYGLFKHQPYLLLTGTDRNDLLITQLESLASPLKVKVTLGGHLLQEPISLFAPRSQPLPNTEFYAQHLLDQSRRLILGLAGVTILLLDDDQLRRQITSELASEFGKRVIHETITPDSNGVICCRWSWWLLHQDQLPPPQQLIIAILPLSSVEEPLIAARVEALKRQGRDWFRELLLPEALSVLPQAVAPLRASHGRLAILDGRLRSRSWGEQFSRSLEPWTPLQRLLPN
- a CDS encoding prephenate/arogenate dehydrogenase, coding for MTHTKNSSNCIGIVGLGLIGGSLALDLQALGFKVHGLVHRATTATKAKERGLAQVISTDPKILSDCDLIILALPLDQLLKPSQSLLKALPPSAVITDVGSVKAPVLKTWTKLHQRFVASHPMAGNANSGVGAGQIELFKHRPWVATPDTNTDTEALKKVQDLALALSSEWITAEAEMHDQAVALISHLPVLISAALLKTLCNERNPSLLELAKKLASTGFADTTRVGGGNPTLGTGMMENNSSAILRALSSYRWSLEQFEEAMISQHWSQIQAELEKTQTLRPEFLNDKL
- the crtD gene encoding C-3',4' desaturase CrtD produces the protein MFEESVIVVGGGIAGLTAAALLAHEGIPVTLLEAHHQTGGCAGTFCRGPYVFDVGATQVAGLEAGGIHERLFRYLGTSAPAAEILDPGCSVDLADGYGPINLWHDARLWKQEREKHFPGSALFWSLCSELHKSNWAFAGRDPVLPVRNFWDLQHLLKALRPFNYATGILSKLTVEDLLRISGAHQDQRLRQFLDLQLRLYSQEPSNRTAALYGATVLQMAQAPLGLWHLDGSMQKLSDVLTSCLMRDHARLLLRHRVVGLSFGRLSERWTVNVTGPKGKSLQFQSKDVVCSLPPQCLLELLPSDINFVNKYRKNLEKLPKPSGAIVFYGVINRHALPENCPSHLQLAADDPGSLFISISREGDGRAPLGQATLIVSVFSETEHWFHLEELDYQEKKIILVDKIVQKLQTWLGIDCSDWRHKELATPTSFAKWTGRPNGIVGGLGQHPSFFGPFGLASRTPLRGLWLCGDSIYPGEGTAGVSQSALMACRQLMAERGQKFNFPS